Proteins from a genomic interval of Heteronotia binoei isolate CCM8104 ecotype False Entrance Well chromosome 5, APGP_CSIRO_Hbin_v1, whole genome shotgun sequence:
- the LOC132572058 gene encoding histone deacetylase complex subunit SAP30-like — protein sequence MPYQEHAGEDGPADTITCRSSSRLCLLLHSTLQVTICRARHLYICDFHKNLIQSVQNRRKRKGRDDDGDSPVQDVNTAEVDLYQLQVNTLRRYKKHFKLQTRPGLNRAQLVEIIGCHFWTIPVNEKDTLTYFICSVKNDKNKSDLKMDSAVH from the coding sequence ATGCCCTACCAGGAACATGCTGGAGAAGACGGTCCTGCAGATACCATTACTTGTAGGTCCAGTTCCAGGCTTTGTTTGCTTCTGCACTCCACACTCCAAGTGACCATCTGCAGGGCAAGGCATCTGTATATTTGTGACTTTCACAAAAACTTGATCCAAAGTGTCCaaaacagaagaaagagaaaaggcagGGATGATGATGGGGACTCACCTGTGCAAGATGTTAATACTGCAGAGGTTGACCTGTATCAGTTGCAAGTAAACACACTAAGAAGATACAAAAAGCACTTCAAGTTACAGACTAGACCAGGACTTAACAGAGCACAGCTTGTTGAAATAATTGGATGTCATTTTTGGACTATCCCAGTGAATGAAAAAGACACCTTAACCTATTTCATCTGCTCTGTGAAGAATGACAAGAACAAATCTGATCTAAAAATGGATAGTGCTGTCCACTAA